From the genome of Desulfovibrio sp. JY:
CTGCCCTTCACGCAGAAAAGGTGAACCCCCTTCCCAGGAGGTCCACCTTTCCCCACCTACACCGCCGCTATCTCCTTCAGCTTTTGCCACGCACTGGTCCCGACGACGCTCCTGAACCCGTCGCTCACGTTCGGCTCCTCTCCCTGCTTTTCCATAAACCGATCCCGAAGCATTTCAATGTCATCGAGAAGAACCGCGAGTTCGATGAGTTGCAACGCGCTTTGGAACGAATGGTTCCTTCGAAGCGGGATATAGAATTCCTGGGTATGGGTAGGGCAGAGGAATTTCCACAACTGGTCCTGCGATACTGAAAACTCCTCGTTGCACATCAAGCACTTCTTTTTGATCGTGTCGTTCATAGCTTTCTCCTTATGTTTTAAACATCAATTCCGCAGCTTCTAAGAAGTTCAAGACGTTCGTCGTCTTCTATTTTCTTCAGCTTTTCTTTGAATTCTTGGGGGTGCGAGGCAAAGTATTCGATATCGACTTCTTCCTCTTCCTCGAGTTTGAGGAAAATATTACGATAGACGTCGTCACTCACGTACTCACTGATGCTGTCGTCTGCATCGAAGAGTTCTTCCGAGTACGGACACATTTTGATACTCATTATTTTATCCTCATTTTTTGATTGTTCTCTGTCAATAAATGAAGAAGGCGAGACTCACCGGCTATAGTAATCCCGCCTTATCCAATAGCTAGATCAAATGCTTCTATTTTGATCTGAGTTTTTCTGCGAGCGCTTCCCGTAAAATGTTTATGTCGTAATTGATGTTAAACCAGCATTCGTTGAACTCACTGGCATTAGTGATGATTTTGTCTAGCATGGCGAGAATCTTTATGTCGTCCTTGGCTATTCTTTTTGATCTTGTGTAATCGCATTTGTAAAAATTCTTTTTTATATAGTCTTCCATGTTGTAAACCGTTCCCATAATCTGACCTTTCTTAAATAGTTGATTGTTATCCAAACAAAGAAGGCGGAAAACCTCTGGCCAGGAATCCCGCCTTCGCCTCTTACGCAACCGCTAAACCCGGTAATAACCGGACAGCTCTTTCCTTCTCGCCCTCCATATAATGGTAGTAGGTATCCGCCGTCAGCTTGACGGTCGAATGCCCCATCATCTTCGACACGGCGGCCAAGTCAGCCCCCTTGTTGAGCAAGGTGGTCGCAAACAGGTGCCGGAGATCGTACATCCGGGTCGGATAGGTGATTCCGGCACGCTGACAGGCATTCTTGAAGGATTTCCGAATTGTCGTCAGGCCTCGGCCCATGTACTCAATGACATACCCGGACACCGATTCGGCCTTTTCGACCTCCATGCGCTTCAGGAAGTCGGGGTTAATCGGAACCGTCCGGTAGGTCTTGGTCTTGCTGGCGTAGATGCGGACGGTGCCGGCAGCGAAATCCACGTCATCCCATTTCAAGGACAGGAGTTCGGACTCACCAGGACGAGTGCCCAGGTTGAAGCAGACCTCCATGGCCCATTTAAGATGGGGTTCGGCGTGCTCCATGATCTTCCTGGCGTCGTCCAGGGTGAGGCGCAAATCCCAGGGCTGCACCTTGGGCTTCTTCCAGTTCTTCAGCGGGTTGCCCCTGGTGAAGCCGTTGTTCATGCCGAAGTTGAAGATGAAGCTCAGGTAGTCGCAGTACTTGTTGACCGTGTACTGGGACCGCGCCTTGCCGGTGCTCGCGCTGACGCCCTTGAAGTGCAGAATGAATGGGACCATGTCCCCCTGGTAGGTCAGGGCGTCGACTGGCTTGTCACCGATCACCGGAACGAACTGGTTGTCGAGCAAACGCTCAACATTACGAATGTGCTTCTCGGTCCGACCGGATGCTCGCATGTGATCCAGGTACTTCTTCCCAAGCTCGGACAAGGTGATGCCGGACGGCTCCTTTTCGATGACCTGGCTGACAGGTGGAGCAGCGGCTTCTGTCCGAACATCGGCAGCTTTGGCAGCTACCCGGATTCCTGCTGTCACCGTTTCCGGGTCAGGAATCGGCAGCAATTTTTCATTGGCCTCCTGGACCGCCTGTTCAAAGGCTTCGGCCTTGGCTTTTCCAAGCTCACCGCGTCCAAAGGACTTGTCATGACGCTTCCCGAGGTCGTCATGGTAATAGACCATCCATCGTTCACTTCGTTGGTAAACGCTCATAAGCACCTCCACGTGCAATTTGAATTGTGTGATCTGAAACGAACTGCGAGAATCGAATCCAGTTGCTGGAACTGTTCGATTCGAGGAGCCAGATGCTGTTGGTGAATCTGAAAGAAAGGGCAGATCGCCCCTTCTGTGAAGAAGCTAAATCGTATGAAGCAGGATTTCCTCAACCTCTTCCATTTGGACTCCGATGTACCGCCTCGTTATCGAAGGGGTACTGTGGTTCAGCCTTTTGGCCAGGATTTCCCAGGAAACCCCGAAGGTCTTTCGCTGGTGATAGCACCAGGTTTTCCGAAGGGTGTGCGCCCCGTAGTTGCCTGACAGGTTGATCGCGTCGCACCACCGTTGGACCATCATGGTCACGGCGTAGGTGGTCAGCGGATAATTCTTCCCTTTCCTGCTTTTAAACAGGAAGTGGTGATCCTCCAGCTCCGAAGTGGCAAGATGCTCGTCGAGAGCGGTCTTGATCTCCTTATTCATGATGAAGACGTTTTCCTTGCCGGTTTTCTTTTCCTTGAGGCAGACGCGGTCGCCGATCTTGCAATCTTTGACGTCCGCGACCTTGAGGGACAGAATGTCCTGGACACGGAGACCTGAGTTGATCCCCATGACGAACAGGAGCCGATTTCGCGGTTGATCCCCCAGGAGCTTTTTGATGCTCTTGATGTCCTTCATGTTGATGATCGGCTCAACTTTCATGAGCAAACCTCCTTTGAAGTTGTAATCTCGATTTAACAGGCTGAAATCGTATATTGAAAATCAGGGGAGCTGGGGACGTCCAAGCTGGTGCTGGGATATCCCGTTGTAATACTAAGACTAGTGCTCCCTGGTCTTCCGAATGTACGTTTCTACCTATTACCGTTCTTCCCGATTTTGAATCCACTATTTATTATAAGGGTCATATCTGTAATGTTTTTATCATTACGACAGAAAAGCTTCAAAACCGATTTACAGGCTGCGAATTAGACAATCTGTTGCGCAGAAGACAAAAAGATGGATTGAAGAAGAAGAAAATGCCACCTCCGAAGAGCATGGCATTATCAACAGGTTCACGTTAAATGACCGTCAGGATGATCCGGCCGTCCTCGGCAGTGATGACGAACTCGTCACCTTCCTTGATCGCCAGATCGCCCAGGTCCACCTTGTGGATGTTGAAACAGACGACACCCTTCTTGTTGACGTAGGGCCGACTCGAACTCTTGAGGTAAAGACCCTTCACATCGTAAAAGGTCCGGTCATCGCTGATAAGCCGCAGCACGTAGTGCTTCAGTGTCGGCTTATGGGCAATGCCCATCCTCTCCATGATCGACTTGGCGTCGAGCCCTTCCTTGATGCACTCCCGAAGGATCGAAGCATTGTACTTCGACTCGGGACGCTTCTTGGGTTCAGAAGTCATCTCCAGGGACGTATCCGTGGTATCCTTCTTGGTCGACATAATCGCTCCTTTGTTGATAATGGTTATTATGGGTAATATATCTGTATATTTGAGCAAAAATCGCAGGATTTGCGCTTAAAATTGCTTGATTTAGCCTCAATTCTGCTGGTTTTGGCCTTGAAATCGTCATTTTTCGCGTGCTGAATTCGGTCTTTGGGTCGAGGACGCGCTTTCCGGGATTTTCGGGGGCGGGGGAGGCCAAACCATAGGGACAGCCCCGAACGCCCAGGAGAGGGGAGTATACGAGGTCGATTTTCAGGACGGGGGAGAGGCCGGTCTTGGGAGGGGGCCGGGGGCCGGGCCGGTGGTGGGACCATGAAAGTCAGTACCCCAATTCGGTGCATCCGGAGATAATATTAGAGCTTGCATCATTAATAAAACTTGACGTCAAAGGGAGGATTGGCCAAGTTGAGAGGTGTGCGACATTGTGTGGTCATTTTAAATGCTAATCTTATTATTTAGATAAATATGGAGGTCCGAAATGTCTGATCAACAAGATCGCCATGATGAATATCCTAAAGATTTTTTTGCTAAATATTTTTGTTCTGATGTTTCGATTGAAAGCCTTTATATTGAGCTAGCGGAGTCAGTCCCAGGTTCTGGGGCATTGGGTTTGGATAAACTTGAATATGGAAAAAATATTTTCAATAATTTCAAAAAGCGCTCTAGATCAATAATATGCGAATCAGTTTTACTGAACGAAATATCTGCTGATCCAGGAAGTAATATTTCAGATTGCATGGCTTTGGCCGCAAGCATAGCTGCGGTTATTCCAAGTCAATACTCAACTGTGATTAACATCGGGCTGGCCTCTGTGTTGATTGTTAAGGTTGGCGTTAAAAATTTCTGCAATTGATTATGTGTCGTTTAACTCCAAAAAATATCTTGTCGGTATGGCATGAACAAATTTTATTATTGGATAGCTACGGTGGAGATATTCCAGTTCGTGATTTGATTGTAGACAAAAATGATGAAATAACAAAAATTTCAGATGGGTGCTCTCTTGTCAAAGAAGTGTTAGGCAATCATCGAAGTTTTTTTGATAAATTTTACTATGATTGGGCTTTTGAGAAAGAGTCGTATGAATATACACCAGAGGTCTATTGGCAACTGCGCGCCTTGCTGCAGGTCGCTTGTTATGGAGAAAAAATAGCATCTAACCCAAACTTAGATAATTTAAATAATATTGTTACTAGACAGCTTTTTGTTACAAGGTATGATTTAGGTAGCCCTAAATGTTTTTCTACAAAAAATATACGATTTATTTCTCTTCCTAATGGATTTGTTGAGGCTGTTGGATATATATTTTCTGCGTTTATGGAGTGGGTTGTTGAGTTAAATGAAGGAACTTCTCCTGCCTGGGATCTTGTCCTGTCAAAGCCTAAACGTAGTTACGATTCAGCGAGGGCCGGTGAACGTACATACTTAATAATCGCTAAGGCTATTACTGATTATGTCAAGGATATAGATGTCTATGGTGTTGATGCTGTTTGGAAAGTTGTAGAAGATGTAAACTTTTTCTCAAAAGTCCCTGTAGAGTTAAAATATAAAGATTTTTCGCAATTCGAAATCGATACACAACATGTGGTGGTTGACTTTGCAATTAGCCATGAGCTGGGACATATTCTGCAAGGTACTGTGACAAATAATAGCAACATTTCTTCTGAAAATTATCTCGCTATTGAAAAAAATGCTGATGAAGTTGGTTTTGCATTTTATGCAACTAGCAATTGTTATCGTCATAAAGTTTTTAAAAACGCTATGATTGATGACGCAACGAAAGTAATTTTTGGACCAATAGCTTTTTTTGCTTTTTCTACTCTCCGACGTGCTCTTTTGCATAGTATTTTGTCAAAGAAATTAAGTGTATTAAAAGATAGATCTATTGCTGAGAGACTCGATAGAGAGCAGTTTTCGTTGAATTTGGAGCTTAGTCGTTCCAGTAGCATGTTTCCAGTTATTCAACGTTATTTGAATTGGCTGATAAGTCAAGATGTAGCTGTGTCTCGAGACTCGTTAAATTGTTTGGAAAATTTTCTTTCGAATATTCGGGAGTTTAATAGTTTTGTCATTCAAACAGTAAACAGTATCCCGGATGCTAGTATTTCCGAGGTTATAACGGTGTGTAATAATATTTCATGAGTAAGTTAGTCGCATGTTATGTTTTATGAATGGATGCCGTTCCTGTAAGTGGTGATGGAGTCGCGAAAATCATCGTCCAAGCTTGACCCCCTCACAAGATCAGACGACAAAAACAACCTCCCGGTGTTACCCAGGAGGCTGCCGTTTCAATCCGAACACGACAGCCGCCCATCAAGCGCCATGATTTTCTCATAGCTGCCGATGAGCACCCGGTCGAATAGGACTGTCACCAATCCCAAGCTCCGTATCACCACCGGACGTACGATTTTCTCGTATCCGGCGATCCCGAAATGATGTTCCCCTTTTTTGAATAGACGCGAGATAGACTGAAAACTATATTTATGTTACCGAAGCTCTAGACTAAGAGCCCCTATAATTTCCAAGACGTTGTTTTCTACTTGCTCATTCACGACGACAGCCTTCATTTAAAATGGACCATTCGAAGTTTCGTCTCGCATCACGGGGAACATCATTTCGGGGTACTCCTTACAAGTACGCAGACACCCATAACTCTTTACAAGCATGGGCTTCCCTTGGTCATCTATCCAATCTATTCGGAACCATCCAACATCTAAACGCATCCATATATCCGTAAGAGGCAATACCTGGTTCCTCTTTCTGTGCTTATAGAGATAAGCAATTTCTGTTTGTCACGAACATCATTTGATATATGGGCCACCTCGATCTAATCAGTATGATACTGAAAGCAGGCTGGTTCTTCGGTCTCAGCCCTTCCCCCATCGTTGTCACCATTGACGGGTTGGCAGGCCCTTTGCTTTTGAAAGAGCAAAGCGACATTTGTTTTTTGACCTCGATCCTTTCAGGTTAAGGATCGGCCGTACAACAACGGCACTGAGACTGGATAAACTGCAAGGCCCCCATAACATTAATAGCTGTATGGAAACTTCTCTTGAGTTTAAATGAAGGCTTGTCATCGCTACTTGAGCAACTTCAAAGTCTTTTTCATTACTGATAAACAATATCTTTATGAGTCTTTTAAAAAATCGAAGAAAAATAATGGGATAAAAATTCCCGTTTGGTAGATTAGATGGTAAACTCAAGGGGATTT
Proteins encoded in this window:
- a CDS encoding site-specific integrase, producing the protein MSVYQRSERWMVYYHDDLGKRHDKSFGRGELGKAKAEAFEQAVQEANEKLLPIPDPETVTAGIRVAAKAADVRTEAAAPPVSQVIEKEPSGITLSELGKKYLDHMRASGRTEKHIRNVERLLDNQFVPVIGDKPVDALTYQGDMVPFILHFKGVSASTGKARSQYTVNKYCDYLSFIFNFGMNNGFTRGNPLKNWKKPKVQPWDLRLTLDDARKIMEHAEPHLKWAMEVCFNLGTRPGESELLSLKWDDVDFAAGTVRIYASKTKTYRTVPINPDFLKRMEVEKAESVSGYVIEYMGRGLTTIRKSFKNACQRAGITYPTRMYDLRHLFATTLLNKGADLAAVSKMMGHSTVKLTADTYYHYMEGEKERAVRLLPGLAVA
- a CDS encoding tyrosine-type recombinase/integrase — its product is MKVEPIINMKDIKSIKKLLGDQPRNRLLFVMGINSGLRVQDILSLKVADVKDCKIGDRVCLKEKKTGKENVFIMNKEIKTALDEHLATSELEDHHFLFKSRKGKNYPLTTYAVTMMVQRWCDAINLSGNYGAHTLRKTWCYHQRKTFGVSWEILAKRLNHSTPSITRRYIGVQMEEVEEILLHTI